A stretch of Actinomycetota bacterium DNA encodes these proteins:
- the serA gene encoding phosphoglycerate dehydrogenase has product MKVLITEKIAENGIEQLKATGLDVDVRLNVTPEELKECIKDYDALIVRSGTRVTEEVISNAENLKIIGRAGIGVDNIDVNAATKRGIIVANAPQSNIISAAEHTIALLFAQCRNIPSAHVHLKSGKWERSKFQGVEVYDKTLGIVGLGRIGTLVAARAHGLGMKVIAYDPYVSEERFEQLGVERAEKLEDLLKVSDFISVHVPKTKETTGMFGEKEFRLMKDGVRIVNTARGGIFQEKALIKALKEGKVASVAIDVFEREPCTSSPLFEFEQVVVTPHLGASTQEAQDRAGVMIAEQIIAALKGGVVTNAVNIPVVPTEVAEALKPFLPLAEQLGNLYVHLAKGKLGHLEAEYSGEIAQHDTRLLTNSILKGLFASVVEEPITFVNAPVIAKERGVRIKESKSTISRDYINLITLRGKDAKGELSVAGTVIGKKDEPRFVGIYEYEIDIIPSKYMLFVKYIDRPGMIGAVGSTMGRAKINIASMQVGRKRIRGEAVMGLNLDDPVPDHVVEQIRQIPGISDVWFIVLEGAQEKIGIIE; this is encoded by the coding sequence ATGAAAGTCTTGATCACGGAGAAGATCGCAGAGAATGGGATTGAACAGCTAAAGGCAACTGGATTGGATGTTGATGTTAGACTAAATGTAACCCCTGAGGAGCTCAAGGAATGCATCAAAGATTACGATGCCTTGATAGTTCGAAGCGGAACTAGGGTCACTGAGGAAGTCATATCTAACGCTGAGAACCTCAAGATAATCGGTAGAGCGGGTATTGGAGTCGATAATATCGATGTCAATGCCGCTACAAAAAGGGGAATAATTGTAGCCAATGCTCCTCAGAGCAATATCATTTCCGCGGCGGAGCATACTATTGCCTTACTCTTTGCCCAGTGCAGAAATATTCCATCGGCTCATGTCCATTTGAAATCGGGAAAGTGGGAAAGATCTAAGTTCCAGGGTGTTGAGGTGTATGATAAGACATTGGGTATCGTAGGCTTGGGGCGCATAGGTACATTGGTGGCTGCTAGGGCACACGGTTTGGGGATGAAGGTAATCGCCTATGACCCATATGTTTCTGAAGAGCGCTTTGAGCAGTTGGGTGTGGAGCGGGCGGAAAAGCTCGAGGATTTATTGAAAGTCTCCGACTTTATATCCGTTCATGTCCCCAAGACTAAGGAGACAACGGGTATGTTTGGAGAGAAGGAATTCAGGCTGATGAAAGACGGCGTACGCATAGTGAATACTGCTCGGGGAGGTATCTTCCAAGAAAAAGCTCTTATAAAGGCCCTTAAGGAGGGGAAAGTAGCCAGTGTGGCGATCGATGTTTTCGAGAGGGAACCCTGTACATCGAGCCCCTTGTTTGAGTTTGAGCAAGTGGTGGTGACTCCACACCTTGGCGCTTCAACTCAGGAAGCACAAGATAGAGCGGGTGTTATGATCGCTGAGCAGATCATCGCTGCCCTCAAGGGCGGAGTGGTGACGAATGCGGTAAACATCCCAGTGGTTCCAACGGAGGTAGCTGAAGCTCTCAAACCATTTCTCCCTCTCGCAGAGCAGTTGGGCAATCTTTATGTTCATTTGGCAAAGGGAAAGTTGGGTCATCTAGAGGCCGAATATTCTGGAGAAATTGCCCAGCACGATACGAGACTCCTCACCAATTCTATACTCAAGGGTTTATTCGCTTCCGTGGTTGAGGAACCCATAACCTTTGTCAATGCCCCAGTTATCGCTAAGGAAAGAGGGGTAAGGATAAAGGAGAGCAAGAGCACCATCTCCAGGGATTATATCAACCTCATCACTCTTAGGGGCAAGGATGCCAAGGGAGAATTATCCGTTGCCGGCACGGTCATAGGCAAAAAGGATGAACCTCGTTTCGTGGGTATTTACGAGTATGAAATAGATATAATACCCTCAAAGTATATGTTATTTGTGAAGTACATCGACCGTCCAGGGATGATCGGTGCCGTGGGGTCTACCATGGGGCGAGCGAAAATTAATATCGCTAGCATGCAAGTGGGGCGGAAGAGGATCCGAGGCGAAGCGGTTATGGGACTCAACTTGGACGATCCCGTACCCGATCACGTGGTGGAGCAAATCAGGCAAATTCCTGGGATTTCCGATGTATGGTTCATCGTTTTGGAGGGAGCACAGGAAAAAATTGGCATCATTGAATAA